From Poecile atricapillus isolate bPoeAtr1 chromosome 11, bPoeAtr1.hap1, whole genome shotgun sequence, one genomic window encodes:
- the SLC30A4 gene encoding probable proton-coupled zinc antiporter SLC30A4: MAGAGLWTSIKSLLGRSEDPLFLNDSSAFDFSDEVGDDDFPRFNKLRVVVADDGSEAAPETPVNGASPGLPSDDESLLDRDIALRSARAGRPDPCSGCSSRRERSKQRKVKKRLTLAALLYLLFMTGELIGGYVANSLAIMTDALHMLTDLSGIILTLLALWLSAKSPTKRFTFGFHRLEVLSAIISVLLVYILMAFLLYEAVQRTIHMDYEINGDIMLITAAVGVAVNLIMGFLLNQSGHLHSHSHSQPHSHVPRPSSPNTAQGSSHGHSSLAVRAAFVHALGDLVQSIGVLVAAYIIRFKPEYKIADPICTYVFSILVIFTTIRILCDTGVIILEGVPRHLNVDRIKEDLMKIEDVYSIEDLNVWSLTAGKTTAIVHLQLVPGSSSKWEDVQTKARQLLLNTFGMYKCSVQLQSYKQEMSKTCASCQSSSA; this comes from the exons ATGGCTGGGGCCGGGCTCTGGACGAGCATCAAGTCCCTGCTAGGGAGGAGCGAGGACCCTCTGTTCCTGAACGACTCCAGTGCCTTTGACTTCTCGGACGAGGTGGGGGACGACGACTTCCCCAGGTTTAATAAACTGCGCGTGGTGGTGGCGGACGATggctcggaggcggccccggaGACACCGGTGAACGGGGCGTCCCCGGGGCTGCCGTCCGACGACGAGTCCCTGCTGGACCGGGACATCGCCCTGCGCAGCGCCCGGGCCGGCCGGCCGGACCCCTGCAGCGGCTGCAGCAGCCGGCGGGAGCGCTCCAAGCAGAGGAAGGTGAAGAAGCGGCTGACGCTCGCTGCCCTCCTGTACCTCCTCTTCATGACGGGGGAGCTCATAG GTGGCTATGTTGCTAACAGCCTAGCAATTATGACAGATGCACTTCACATGCTAACTGACCTTAGTGGTATTATTTTGACCCTCCTCGCTCTCTGGCTGTCTGCAAAATCTCCGACAAAGAGGTTCACTTTCGGATTTCATCGCTTAG AAGTACTGTCAGCCATCATTAGTGTACTGCTGGTCTATATCCTTATGGCATTCCTCTTGTATGAGGCTGTTCAGAGAACTATCCATATGGACTATGAAATAAATGGTGATATTATGCTCATCACAGCAGCCGTCGGTGTTGCCGTTAACTTAAT AATGGGGTTTTTGCTGAATCAATCTGGCCACCTTCActcccactcccattcccagcctcaCTCTCACGTACCTCGGCCGAGCTCTCcaaacacagcccagggcagcagccatggacacagcagcctggctgtgagAGCAGCCTTTGTCCATGCCCTGGGGGACCTGGTACAGAGCATTGGGGTGCTTGTAGCTGCCTACATCATCCGCTTTAAG CCAGAATACAAGATTGCTGATCctatatgtacatatgtattTTCCATACTGGTGATTTTTACAACAATTCGAATTCTGTGTGACACGGGAGTTATTATTCTGGAAG GAGTTCCAAGGCACTTAAATGTGGATCGCATCAAGGAAGACTTGATGAAAATTGAAGATGTTTATTCTATAGAAGATTTAAATGTTTGGTCTCTCACTGCAGGAAAAACAACTGCCATAGTCCATTTGCAACTAG TTCCTGGTAGTTCATCTAAATGGGAGGATGTTCAGACCAAGGCCCGACAGCTGTTGCTGAACACGTTTGGAATGTACAAGTGCTCTGTCCAGCTTCAGAGTTACAAACAGGAAATGAGCAAAACCTGCGCGAGTTGTCAGAGTTCCAGTGCCTAA
- the C11H15orf48 gene encoding normal mucosa of esophagus-specific gene 1 protein translates to MGKGILNMLKSKKELIPLAGILSLAAAGAFSFCLYSLFSKSDVIIHKIGSSEPWETIDPAKPQKLVTINQQWQPIEELEKVKKLTK, encoded by the exons ATGGGCAAGGGCATCTTGAACATGCTTAAGTCGAAAAAAGAA CTCATTCCCCTGGCCGGAATATTGtccttggcagcagctggggcGTTCTCTTTTTGTCTCTATTCCCTATTCAGCAAATCTGACGTGAT CATTCACAAGATTGGCAGTTCAGAACCATGGGAAACTATTGATCCTGCCAAGCCTCAGAAG CTGGTAACAATCAATCAGCAGTGGCAACCTATAGAAGAGCTGGAAAAGGTCAAAAAACTTACGAAGTGA
- the AFG2B gene encoding ATPase family gene 2 protein homolog B, whose translation MEAAVLKLLPLDPGDEGTQRCRLGPAALSFLGARIGAPLRISVPGGCCVCTAWPRHDLADGYLQADLTCSTAGLRARDLRGLSLSLGRLQLLPYRQLRTATLRVVLKSAALKKSTPRAVLQETIRELLRNVYVSPRYVVTVAPSPENPVVYIEILSASPLKEEAGLITPQTSIKIKEVITLEWYRHLSEDAAKTSIAGLDDVGKSLKEMIDLPFRFPKTFKKLGLSVPNGVLLIGPPGVGKTLMVKAVAKELGAYLFGISGPALHGSRPGEGEENLRRVFEKGREMSNEGPTILFFDEIDSLCPKRGSSNNAPEDRIVAQLLTLLDGVGSEGKMVIVAATNRPDALDPALRRPGRFDREVIIGTPTVTQRRSILQLLTSDMPVSAEVDLAKLAEMTTGYVGADLTALCREAAMQAVSHSSLDSTASETMINMGDFQEAFKKIQPSSFRSAVGLTECKPVTWEQIGGLEDVKLKLKQSIEWPMKFPEAFTRMGLSHPKGILLYGPSGCAKTTLVKAVATSCHCSFLSVSGADLFSPYVGDSEKILSQVFRQARANTPAIIFLDEIDSILGSRAHCRAGHGVSERVLSVLLNELDGVGLKVTERRGCKLQLEAQCQEQSDEERKLEFQETLNKDFMVVAATNRPDMLDDALLRPGRLDKIIYIPPPDLKGRLSILKICTEKIPLDTDVSLQDVAVLTDLFSGADIENLCKEAALLALQENGLEATAVKQEHFVKSLKTVKPSLSIKDLEFYEKFSNQELAS comes from the exons ATGGAGGCGGCAGTCTTAAAGCTGCTCCCGCTGGACCCGGGAGATGAGGGCACCCAGCGGTGCCGGTTGGGACCTGCCGCGCTCTCCTTCCTGGGAGCCAGGATCGGCGCTCCGCTGAGGATCTCCGTGCCCGGCGGCTGCTGTGTGTGCACGGCGTGGCCCCGGCACGACCTGGCGGACGGGTACCTGCAGGCCGACCTCACCTGCAGCACCGCGGGGCTGAGGGCGCGGGACCTGCGCGGCCTCTCGCTGAGCTTGGgccggctgcagctgctgccctaCCGACAGCTGCGAACAGCCACTCTGAGAGTGGTCCTCAAGAGCGCCGCGCTGAAAAAGTCCACTCCCAGAGCGGTGTTACAGGAGACAATCAGAGAGCTGCTAAGAAATGTATACGTTTCGCCTCGTTATGTTGTTACTGTTGCTCCGAGTCCCGAAAATCCTGTGGTGTATATTGAAATACTGTCTGCATCTCCTTTGAAGGAGGAAGCTGGATTGATAACTCCCCAAACAAGCATAAAAATTAAGGAGGTGATCACTTTAGAATGGTACAGGCATCTGTCAGAAGACGCTGCGAAAACTTCAATTGCAGGACTAGATGATGTGGGGAAGTCTTTGAAAGAAATGATTGATCTGCCTTTCCGCTTTCCAAAAACTTTCAAGAAGCTTGGTCTTTCTGTCCCTAATGGAGTGCTATTAATTGGGCCCCCCGGTGTAGGGAAAACTCTAATGGTAAAGGCAGTAGCAAAAGAGCTGGGTGCGTATCTGTTTGGCATCAGTGGCCCAGCCCTCCATGGTTCAAGGCCAGGAGAGGGTGAAGAGAATTTGCGAAGAGTTTTTGAAAAGGGCAGAGAGATGTCAAACGAAGGCCCAACCATTCTCTTTTTTGATGAGATTGATTCTTTATGCCCAAAGCGAGGAAGTTCAAACAATGCTCCTGAAGATCGTATTGTTGCTCAGTTGCTGACGCTGTTGGATGGTGTGGGGAGTGAGGGTAAGATGGTCATTGTGGCAGCGACAAACAGGCCTGATGCCTTAGACCCTGCGCTGAGACGACCTGGCAGATTTGACAGAGAG GTTATTATTGGGACCCCAACAGTTACACAGAGAAGATCCATCCTGCAGTTGCTTACATCTGATATGCCCGTTTCTGCAGAGGTTGATTTGGCTAAGCTGGCAGAAATGACAACTGGGTATGTTGGAGCTGACCTTACAGCACTCTGCAGAGAAGCTGCTATGCAGGCTGTGTCCCACAGCTCTTTG gattcaACTGCAAGTGAAACCATGATTAATATGGGAGATTTCcaagaagcttttaaaaaaattcaaccaTCCTCTTTTCGAAGTGCAGTTGGACTAACAGAGTGTAAACCTGTGACTTGGGAGCAAATTGGTGGTCTTGAAGATGTGAAATTAAAGTTAAAACAG AGTATTGAGTGGCCTATGAAATTTCCTGAGGCATTTACCAGGATGGGCCTGTCTCATCCCAAGGGTATTCTTCTCTATGGGCCATCTGGCTGTGCCAAAACCACACTGGTGAAAGCTGTGGCCACAAGTTGTCACTGTTCCTTTCTCTCTGTAAGTGGTGCTGACCTGTTCTCACCTTATGTTGGAGATTCAGAGAAGATTTTGTCTCAG GTTTTTCGCCAAGCAAGAGCAAATACTCCAGCAATAATATTCCTAGATGAGATTGATTCTATCTTGGGATCTCGggcacactgcagagctggccATGGTGTCTCAGAGCGGGTTCTTTCTGTTCTTCTCAATGAATTGGATGGGGTTGGGCTGAAAGTTACAGAAAGAAGAGGATGCAAGCTACAGCTTGAGGCTCAGTGCCAAGAACAAAGTGACGAGGAAAGAAAG CTAGAGTTTCAGGAAACTTTGAACAAAGATTTCATGGTAGTTGCTGCAACAAATAGACCAGATATGTTGGATGATGCTTTGCTCCGTCCTGGAAGGCTGGACAAGATAATCTATATTCCACCTCCAGATCTGAAG GGAAGACTTTCCATTTTGAAAATCTGCactgaaaaaattccattagATACTGATGTGTCATTACAAGATGTGGCAGTCCTAACAGACCTCTTCTCTGGAGCTGATATTGAAAATCTGTGCAAGGAG gctGCTTTGTTGGCATTGCAAGAGAATGGACTTGAAGCAACTGCTGTGAAACAGGAACATTTTGTGAAATCATTGAAGACTGTAAAACCATCTTTAAGCATAAAAGACTTggaattttatgaaaaattctCTAATCAAGAATTAGCCTCTTGA